One region of Lytechinus pictus isolate F3 Inbred chromosome 8, Lp3.0, whole genome shotgun sequence genomic DNA includes:
- the LOC129266396 gene encoding palmitoyl-protein thioesterase ABHD10, mitochondrial-like produces MSAPLCYFRSCLNFRMFCLSAPKSNSRLQIQQRFMMTDDRESLEHLQRTHTSSIAFRQTPGKDPGVVFLPGYMSNMTGGKAVALEGYCRRRGHAFVRFDYQGLGESIGEMRKGEKMFDVWKSDALAVLDELTVGPQILVGSSMGGAIMLLLALERPERIHSLLGVATAVQFDRPMSEQKRGHVHEARGSIPSDSSYTAPHNFVDKHYTRCLNQNPMPVKQPIRLIHGMKDDVVPFQTSVSLAERLESKNVDVILRKEGAHRMSEPEDIRLLVDCLEELLKL; encoded by the exons ATGTCAGCGCCCTTGTGCTATTTTCGGTCTTGTTTAAATTTTCGCATGTTCTGTCTTTCTGCTCCCAAATCTAACTCCCGTCTGCAAATCCAGCAGCGATTCATGATGACAGACGACAGGGAGAGTCTAGAACATTTACAAAGGACACACACGTCATCTATAGCTTTTCGTCAAACGCCCGGGAAAGATCCGGGCGTCGTGTTTTTACCGGGATACATGAGCAACATGACCGGCGGAAAAGCCGTGGCACTGGAGGGCTACTGCAGGCGGCGTGGGCATGCCTTTGTTCG CTTTGACTACCAAGGCTTAGGTGAGTCTATTGGGGAGAtgaggaaaggagaaaagatgTTTGACGTATGGAAGTCAGATGCTCTTGCTGTTCTGGATGAACTAACTGTAGGGCCTCAg attCTTGTTGGTTCCAGTATGGGCGGGGCCATTATGCTGCTTTTAGCATTAGAGAGACCAGAACGTATCCACTCACTGCTTGGGGTAGCTACTGCAGTACAGTTTGACAGACCAATGTCTGAGCAGAAGAGGGGCCATGTCCATGAG GCCCGAGGTTCAATCCCCAGTGACTCATCCTACACCGCTCCGCACAACTTTGTAGATAAACACTACACACGATGCCTCAATCAAAACCCTATGCCTGTCAAGCAGCCTATTCGGTTGATACACGGAATGAAAGATGATGTCGTTCCCTTCCAAACGTCGGTTTCCCTCGCTGAGCGCCTGGAGAGCAAGAACGTGGATGTTATCCTACGCAAAGAGGGCGCTCATCGCATGTCGGAACCTGAAGATATTCGCCTCCTTGTGGATTGCCTCGAGGAGCTGTTGAAATTATGA